A stretch of Acropora palmata chromosome 9, jaAcrPala1.3, whole genome shotgun sequence DNA encodes these proteins:
- the LOC141891692 gene encoding beta-2 adrenergic receptor-like, protein METLPALSKFYCSEKFTQGLDKQIICFSVINTVLAVTALVGNTVVLIALHKETSLHRPSKTLLRNLVASDLCVGFAGLALVTNCISILQKQWRICQFFFDAHLMIGVICISVSLSTLVAISVDRLLALLLGLRYRQVVTVSRVYVVVIVIWILIGAGTAILSMLNPKAGAVVAQSGIPVCLMTSTFCYTRIFFTLRN, encoded by the coding sequence ATGGAAACCTTACCAGCCCTTTCCAAGTTTTACTGTTCGGAAAAATTTACTCAAGGTTTAGACAAACAGATCATCTGCTTTTCAGTGATCAACACAGTTCTTGCCGTCACTGCACTTGTGGGAAATACTGTGGTTCTGATCGCGCTTCACAAGGAAACTTCGCTTCATCGGCCTTCAAAAACCTTGCTTCGAAATCTGGTTGCCAGTGATCTCTGTGTTGGCTTTGCAGGGCTTGCTTTAGTTACTAATTGCATTTCCATTCTGCAAAAACAGTGGCGAATTTGCCAGTTCTTCTTTGATGCTCATCTCATGATCGGGGTCATTTGCATTTCAGTTTCATTATCCACGCTGGTCGCTATAAGCGTGGACAGACTTTTAGCTCTGTTGTTAGGACTAAGGTACAGACAAGTTGTAACAGTCAGCCGAGTTTATGTAGTTGTTATCGTAATTTGGATTTTAATAGGTGCTGGCACGGCCATTCTTTCAATGTTGAATCCAAAGGCAGGAGCGGTCGTTGCACAATCAGGAATACCAGTGTGTTTGATGACATCCACCTTTTGTTACACCAGAATTTTCTTCACGTTGCGTAATTAA